The window CCTCAACTATCTTGTTCTTCTGTGGTTCGTTGACCTTTCCGGCGAGGCAGCAGCGTGACAGAGCGTTGTGAATGATAAACTTGTTGGACTTGAAGCTTGGTTCTTTGAAGAGCTTCGGACCTGAAAATGCAAATGCAGGCAGGGTCGTCGTCCCAAACTACACAGGAAACACGTGAGCCTGCAGGTAAATCTCCATTTTTTACGTCTCTGTTTTTAGACGTACCTGTGTATTCTGGGGCAGGTGAGGTCCCATTGGACCCAGAATCCCAGTCCTTGTCTCCGTTCTGATTGGTCGATTTGTTAGGCGTCAAACATCGTGAGGGTGAATTCACACGGCTGTTACAGAGAAACCAAACGAGGATCTAATAAAAAGTTCTCACCGTATCACATTTCACAACAAACTGTAAATAGGCTGCTCTTTAGCCTTGTTTTTTACATGAAAGtgaccttttactttttttttttttaaagccagctTACCTCTGAGGTTTTTTTGTGGGATCACCACCGTTGTTTCCTGCTTCGTTTGTGGCTGCAAGGTTCAGTGAGGAGTGGGAGTAGACTTTTGTCAGCTTAGAGCCTAAAGAAACAAAgggtaaaacatgaaaacagattaTTCAAAGCAGTAATGTACTAATACTTTTACTCTAGTTTTTTCTACTCGTTTTTTACCCGTCGCTCCCTTGGCTGGACTCAGAGACAGCTTTGTTTCCTCCCTAGTCATGCTGCGAGGCCGCAAGCGAGTTTTCTTAGTCGACGACCGGCCTTGGTTGGTGGGTTTCTGCTTCAGGACTTTGTCCAGGTCCTCCATGAGTCTGAGCTGCTGCCGTCGCATGTACTCCCCTCGTGTGAAGTCCCCGCGTCGACCGGGAGTGGCCGGGGGTGTGGGGGAAGGGGACGTTGTGCCTGCAGGGGGGGTGTTGGAAGGAGATGCCAGTCTTCTTTCAGAGGATGATggtctgaaaaaaagaaacagaggtTATTGGGTTTCTTTTATACTTTGTTGGCttggcttttgttttaaaactgaccaaaaaaaaaagaaaatttaggTGCAAAGTTTATTGTAGGAGAGCAACCTTTCAAAATTGCAAAACACATTTAGAACTATTGCTTTTTCACTTATTCATTAATGAACTACCTGAAAGTTGTAAAGATGCTCAGTCCCAAAAGTATGCAGATGATGTTAGCCTATATGTATCATCAAAGACTCCTCAACAGGCCACAGAGTTATCGAACATGCATTTGCTCAAAGACATATATATATCTTTGTACCAAAATTgtttcagtgagttttacaaTCAGGCATAAAGCCTGTGATGACTTTTCTGTTGTCACATATCAGAAAGAAATCCAAAATGTTGATAAGATCAAGAATTAAATCCTACATGAGATCATATTTGTATAATTTGATGGGTGTACCTTTATCATTGCTTTACtgttagttttactttaatttttaaaagtttagtttttgttaaagcCTAATCATAGACCGGGTCTCTAAATTAAATATTGGCTTGAAATTACTTGTACAAATTAATGATTAcatgttaaaacaataaaaaacagtttttgttttgtccctaATTAAATCAACCAAACTGAATGAACGAAAAGCTGTAAGTCTTCATTTTGTGCACCCGGCGATGAAACATGTTACCTGTTTTCCCTCTCTTGCTCATGCCACTGtctcctcttcttcagctcctccgtccttttctgctgcctttccAACAGCAGAGCTTTACGCTGCGCCATCTCTCCTTCACTATGTCCGTCCTCCTGGGAACGCAAACACACCATCACTCACACAGCGTACAAGGAAGTCTGAcagtgcaaaaacacaactgctttcttttttctttttcttttttttagaaaacacaaaactttctccagcacTAACCTTAAAGAAGAATCCAATTCCTCCTCTCTTCTCCCCACTGGCCTCAACTGTCTCAGTACAGGTTGCGTGTCGTTCTGTTGGTCCAGTTTGTGGTTCCGGTTCATCCCCGGTTTCTGTAGCCAGATTCAATTGTTGGATCAGATCCAGGCTGTCTGCAGTGAGTCCTCTAACAGCCTCCGCAGCAGATTCTGTGTGGTCACTCATCGAGTCGGAGGAAAACTCCTGCCCCTCGTCGGTTGGTTCGTCACttcccccctccacccctccagCAGAAGATAAAGACACTTCAATCAGGCTGCAGGGCttccctgctcctcctcctcccactccTTCTCCTCCTACGCTGAACACAGCAGACAGGGACAACGTGTCGCTCTCAAACGAGCACTCAGAAGGAGCTCCTGAGCTGCTGCCTCCAGCGGCCCTCTGCCTCTCCTGTCTGGACGGTGGTAAGACTGGCAGCGCTCCCACCGCCTCTGCATCCTCTTGCTCCAGCTCCAGGCTGAACTGGGTGGGCGTCTCGCTCGAGCCCGTGTCTGAGGTGTTCTCTTCAggctgctgtggctgctgcGGCTGCTGGTTAGGCTGGAGCGACTCCTGAGGAGTCTGAGGTTCACCGATACGGAAGGAGGAGGTCGTCTGGACCTGACACTTGCTGGGGGACACGCGGCGCAGGTGGGGGAGTGTGTCCACATTGTGGGTGGGTGTCAAGAGACGATTGAGCGTAGGGAATTTGAGCTCAGAGGGCCGTGGGTGGGGCTGGTGCTGGGAGCGATGGTTGTTTTTGGGACTGCGAGGAGTGGAGGAAGAGTGGATTTTGGTTCGAGGAGCGGGGCACGAGGAGGACATGCTGGTTTTGGGGGAGGTGGACGAGGAGGGAACGTGAGTGCGTCGTGATGGGGAAGAAGTGGCAGGAGGGCTGGGCCCACCAGGAATCATCCAAGCCTTACTGGTGCTCCTGATAGGAGTCTTCGTCGGGGTTCTTGGTGGGGTCTTTGTTGGGGTGCGAGGAGGGGTTTTGGTTCTTGGCTCAGgttttggactgtttctagGTGTGTTTCTGGGTCTTTGGTTGCTCAggagctgctgttgctgttctGTCAGTTTCTGCATGTCCTTCTGAAGCGACTGAAGAGCTTCGCTCAGTTTCTGCACCACCTCATTGTACTCCACTATGACAGCCTCacctcctctctctgctccttTAGCCTTCTCCCCTTCTTTCTTGCTGTCGATGGAGAATGTGACCTGCTTCTCTAACCGAGGAGGGCTGGAAACAGATGGCTTCTCTTTCTccgtttctttttcctctttctcctcctcctgtttcaGTTGCTCCTCCATGCGAGTGAGGCGCTCCTCCAGGGTCAGACTATCCTCCTCTGCTCCCTCCACTCCTCCCTCTCCTTGCTCTCTTTTTAGTTGAAGGAAAGCAGTTTTTCCGAGCCTCTGCCTGTGCTTggcaaaaatggcttcaatgCGCTTTTTTTGAGCCTCAATGCTTTTCCGTTTTTCTTCGAGGCGAGCCCCCAGTTCCCAGGCCTCAGAGCTCGGTTCGGGGCCTCCGGGGCCCGGGCTGTCCTGGTGGTGACCAGATGCTGGTGTGGAGGGTGTGTGTGGAGTTCCCGGGGTTGTTGGGGTCGGAGCGGAAGTTGCCTCCTCTCCAGCAGCGGTAGGATGTCTTCGTCGGTTGTCTCGCCGCTCGGCGAAGCTCGTCATGCGTGGACTATTGCTGTTACTGTGGTTTCCCTGGCGACCGTTACTGGGTCGAATATTGCCAGGAGTGTTTCTGGGCAAATCATCCGACGCTTCAGAAGAGTCGATGCTGCCATCTCGTAGAACAGAGTCGTCATCACGTGACATGTCAGAGGGCTGTCTTGATCTCTCCCTCCTGCTTTGCCTGTCAGAATCGCCTACTCCCCCTCCAACCGGTCGGTGGAGGAGTCCCGATCGACAGGGAGTCGAgctgctgagctgaaatttgtctTCTTCAGGGGAGTGCAGAAAGAAACCTGCAGGAGCTCCCTCCGGACGTAACCTAGGCTCTGGCCTGCCTCCTAGCACTCCTCTCCCACTTTTCTCAGCTGTCCTCCCTTTCTTCCGATCTTTGCCGCCGGACATATGAACCACCTGTCTGGCCTCCTCGATGGTCGGCAGCTCTCCCAGCGGAGCCGTTTGTGCATAAGGGCCCCAGGAAGATCGATGCGATGGGGCCGAAGTGCTGACCAGGTGGCTGAGGTCCTCTGGAGGGCTGTATGGGATGCGAGTCATCCCAATGGATGTTGCCGGAGAAGTCAGAGCAGGGATGCCAGTGGTGAGGTTGTCAGTGCTGACGGAGCGAAAGACAGAAGCTATTGGGTTTCCCATGACAATGTCAACATCACTGTCCAGGCCAAATGGGATGCTGAAAGTCACTGCTGACAGAGGACGACTGCAGAAAGATGGGTGACGACATAAAGATGCACAAACAAATGATAACAAAGCAGAGACCACAGAAGCCAAAATAAGAAGATCAACAAATTAAAGCACGAATGCAACACAACATTTATGATCAAAAACGCAAGGTTTGAAACCTACTCAcctgatttgtttctttgtccaacttttgttttctgtgaaaacaagatttaaaaattaTAATGAACTTCTTAATGACATGCAGATGTATATCATTGATGCATTCATCGTACCTGGGGACACCGGGGAGGAGATGGGTACGAAAGGTTGTTTGAAGATGAAAGAAGGAGAACCACTGAAAGAAGAATATGGTTATACAGTACTCTAATCTGTGAAATATGACTGTATTTGTTGTCTGTGCTGCAGCTTTACTGGATTCTATATgattatttgttaaattaaacaagGTTTTATCTGGTTTTGTTGAGTTAAAACTTgtagggttttatttaaaatccatcaagcTTATGAGGACCACCAAAAGG of the Kryptolebias marmoratus isolate JLee-2015 linkage group LG3, ASM164957v2, whole genome shotgun sequence genome contains:
- the LOC108229982 gene encoding calmodulin-regulated spectrin-associated protein 3 isoform X4, translating into MVDSPGAAVKKTFSVPEIKPLDRYDSNRARICASVRWLLSTSYGSAENVPVELREPLYKDQYDQEHLKLSVTKLLLSPELYCRAQALLVQAHGGPLPAPQGAPADNSALLQFLTKKGVAAKVQDVDVTEEDLSNTPINTNAHLALIDSLMSLAAKDTISQVKMAEEAEQLGVGAPWENALLFWVNRLNQKLRESTEEEEPAKSQTCSDLQPVQETSQSNRWYWKLVPHAIAFCLKESGNKPPVIRYRKDKVQSKLTPTFPLVSAVKDLSNGCAIAAVLHYYCPALLPLEDVCLKDTMSVADSVYNLQLIKEFCENNLKSCCPLAVEDLLYAPPALHLNIMSFIAELLEWFEVKKPDFVKPIQPIDLTDASGLPDCTSPVSGNSNSGSPSFIFKQPFVPISSPVSPENKSWTKKQISTDNLTTGIPALTSPATSIGMTRIPYSPPEDLSHLVSTSAPSHRSSWGPYAQTAPLGELPTIEEARQVVHMSGGKDRKKGRTAEKSGRGVLGGRPEPRLRPEGAPAGFFLHSPEEDKFQLSSSTPCRSGLLHRPVGGGVGDSDRQSRRERSRQPSDMSRDDDSVLRDGSIDSSEASDDLPRNTPGNIRPSNGRQGNHSNSNSPRMTSFAERRDNRRRHPTAAGEEATSAPTPTTPGTPHTPSTPASGHHQDSPGPGGPEPSSEAWELGARLEEKRKSIEAQKKRIEAIFAKHRQRLGKTAFLQLKREQGEGGVEGAEEDSLTLEERLTRMEEQLKQEEEKEEKETEKEKPSVSSPPRLEKQVTFSIDSKKEGEKAKGAERGGEAVIVEYNEVVQKLSEALQSLQKDMQKLTEQQQQLLSNQRPRNTPRNSPKPEPRTKTPPRTPTKTPPRTPTKTPIRSTSKAWMIPGGPSPPATSSPSRRTHVPSSSTSPKTSMSSSCPAPRTKIHSSSTPRSPKNNHRSQHQPHPRPSELKFPTLNRLLTPTHNVDTLPHLRRVSPSKCQVQTTSSFRIGEPQTPQESLQPNQQPQQPQQPEENTSDTGSSETPTQFSLELEQEDAEAVGALPVLPPSRQERQRAAGGSSSGAPSECSFESDTLSLSAVFSVGGEGVGGGGAGKPCSLIEVSLSSAGGVEGGSDEPTDEGQEFSSDSMSDHTESAAEAVRGLTADSLDLIQQLNLATETGDEPEPQTGPTERHATCTETVEASGEKRGGIGFFFKEDGHSEGEMAQRKALLLERQQKRTEELKKRRQWHEQERENRPSSSERRLASPSNTPPAGTTSPSPTPPATPGRRGDFTRGEYMRRQQLRLMEDLDKVLKQKPTNQGRSSTKKTRLRPRSMTREETKLSLSPAKGATGSKLTKVYSHSSLNLAATNEAGNNGGDPTKKPQSRVNSPSRCLTPNKSTNQNGDKDWDSGSNGTSPAPEYTGPKLFKEPSFKSNKFIIHNALSRCCLAGKVNEPQKNKIVEEMEKSSANHFLILFRDSSCQFRGVYTTNPDSQELVRLVGVGPRTVSPTQVETMYKYSSDRKQFSSIPSKTLGMSVDAFTLPSHLWQGGGGSGGGGSRRASITKKAANSKSGGV
- the LOC108229982 gene encoding calmodulin-regulated spectrin-associated protein 3 isoform X3, with translation MVDSPGAAVKKTFSVPEIKPLDRYDSNRARICASVRWLLSTSYGSAENVPVELREPLYKDQYDQEHLKLSVTKLLLSPELYCRAQALLVQAHGGPLPAPQGAPADNSALLQFLTKKGVAAKVQDVDVTEEDLSNTPINTNAHLALIDSLMSLAAKDTISQVKMAEEAEQLGVGAPWENALLFWVNRLNQKLRESTEEEEPAKSQTCSDLQPVQETIRYRKDKVQSKLTPTFPLVSAVKDLSNGCAIAAVLHYYCPALLPLEDVCLKDTMSVADSVYNLQLIKEFCENNLKSCCPLAVEDLLYAPPALHLNIMSFIAELLEWFEVKKPDFVKPIQPIDLTDASGLPDCTSPVSGNSNSGSPSFIFKQPFVPISSPVSPENKSWTKKQISRPLSAVTFSIPFGLDSDVDIVMGNPIASVFRSVSTDNLTTGIPALTSPATSIGMTRIPYSPPEDLSHLVSTSAPSHRSSWGPYAQTAPLGELPTIEEARQVVHMSGGKDRKKGRTAEKSGRGVLGGRPEPRLRPEGAPAGFFLHSPEEDKFQLSSSTPCRSGLLHRPVGGGVGDSDRQSRRERSRQPSDMSRDDDSVLRDGSIDSSEASDDLPRNTPGNIRPSNGRQGNHSNSNSPRMTSFAERRDNRRRHPTAAGEEATSAPTPTTPGTPHTPSTPASGHHQDSPGPGGPEPSSEAWELGARLEEKRKSIEAQKKRIEAIFAKHRQRLGKTAFLQLKREQGEGGVEGAEEDSLTLEERLTRMEEQLKQEEEKEEKETEKEKPSVSSPPRLEKQVTFSIDSKKEGEKAKGAERGGEAVIVEYNEVVQKLSEALQSLQKDMQKLTEQQQQLLSNQRPRNTPRNSPKPEPRTKTPPRTPTKTPPRTPTKTPIRSTSKAWMIPGGPSPPATSSPSRRTHVPSSSTSPKTSMSSSCPAPRTKIHSSSTPRSPKNNHRSQHQPHPRPSELKFPTLNRLLTPTHNVDTLPHLRRVSPSKCQVQTTSSFRIGEPQTPQESLQPNQQPQQPQQPEENTSDTGSSETPTQFSLELEQEDAEAVGALPVLPPSRQERQRAAGGSSSGAPSECSFESDTLSLSAVFSVGGEGVGGGGAGKPCSLIEVSLSSAGGVEGGSDEPTDEGQEFSSDSMSDHTESAAEAVRGLTADSLDLIQQLNLATETGDEPEPQTGPTERHATCTETVEASGEKRGGIGFFFKEDGHSEGEMAQRKALLLERQQKRTEELKKRRQWHEQERENRPSSSERRLASPSNTPPAGTTSPSPTPPATPGRRGDFTRGEYMRRQQLRLMEDLDKVLKQKPTNQGRSSTKKTRLRPRSMTREETKLSLSPAKGATGSKLTKVYSHSSLNLAATNEAGNNGGDPTKKPQSRVNSPSRCLTPNKSTNQNGDKDWDSGSNGTSPAPEYTGPKLFKEPSFKSNKFIIHNALSRCCLAGKVNEPQKNKIVEEMEKSSANHFLILFRDSSCQFRGVYTTNPDSQELVRLVGVGPRTVSPTQVETMYKYSSDRKQFSSIPSKTLGMSVDAFTLPSHLWQGGGGSGGGGSRRASITKKAANSKSGGV
- the LOC108229982 gene encoding calmodulin-regulated spectrin-associated protein 3 isoform X2 → MVDSPGAAVKKTFSVPEIKPLDRYDSNRARICASVRWLLSTSYGSAENVPVELREPLYKDQYDQEHLKLSVTKLLLSPELYCRAQALLVQAHGGPLPAPQGAPADNSALLQFLTKKGVAAKVQDVDVTEEDLSNTPINTNAHLALIDSLMSLAAKDTISQVKMAEEAEQLGVGAPWENALLFWVNRLNQKLRESTEEEEPAKSQTCSDLQPVQETSQSNRWYWKLVPIRYRKDKVQSKLTPTFPLVSAVKDLSNGCAIAAVLHYYCPALLPLEDVCLKDTMSVADSVYNLQLIKEFCENNLKSCCPLAVEDLLYAPPALHLNIMSFIAELLEWFEVKKPDFVKPIQPIDLTDASGLPDCTSPVSGNSNSGSPSFIFKQPFVPISSPVSPENKSWTKKQISRPLSAVTFSIPFGLDSDVDIVMGNPIASVFRSVSTDNLTTGIPALTSPATSIGMTRIPYSPPEDLSHLVSTSAPSHRSSWGPYAQTAPLGELPTIEEARQVVHMSGGKDRKKGRTAEKSGRGVLGGRPEPRLRPEGAPAGFFLHSPEEDKFQLSSSTPCRSGLLHRPVGGGVGDSDRQSRRERSRQPSDMSRDDDSVLRDGSIDSSEASDDLPRNTPGNIRPSNGRQGNHSNSNSPRMTSFAERRDNRRRHPTAAGEEATSAPTPTTPGTPHTPSTPASGHHQDSPGPGGPEPSSEAWELGARLEEKRKSIEAQKKRIEAIFAKHRQRLGKTAFLQLKREQGEGGVEGAEEDSLTLEERLTRMEEQLKQEEEKEEKETEKEKPSVSSPPRLEKQVTFSIDSKKEGEKAKGAERGGEAVIVEYNEVVQKLSEALQSLQKDMQKLTEQQQQLLSNQRPRNTPRNSPKPEPRTKTPPRTPTKTPPRTPTKTPIRSTSKAWMIPGGPSPPATSSPSRRTHVPSSSTSPKTSMSSSCPAPRTKIHSSSTPRSPKNNHRSQHQPHPRPSELKFPTLNRLLTPTHNVDTLPHLRRVSPSKCQVQTTSSFRIGEPQTPQESLQPNQQPQQPQQPEENTSDTGSSETPTQFSLELEQEDAEAVGALPVLPPSRQERQRAAGGSSSGAPSECSFESDTLSLSAVFSVGGEGVGGGGAGKPCSLIEVSLSSAGGVEGGSDEPTDEGQEFSSDSMSDHTESAAEAVRGLTADSLDLIQQLNLATETGDEPEPQTGPTERHATCTETVEASGEKRGGIGFFFKEDGHSEGEMAQRKALLLERQQKRTEELKKRRQWHEQERENRPSSSERRLASPSNTPPAGTTSPSPTPPATPGRRGDFTRGEYMRRQQLRLMEDLDKVLKQKPTNQGRSSTKKTRLRPRSMTREETKLSLSPAKGATGSKLTKVYSHSSLNLAATNEAGNNGGDPTKKPQSRVNSPSRCLTPNKSTNQNGDKDWDSGSNGTSPAPEYTGPKLFKEPSFKSNKFIIHNALSRCCLAGKVNEPQKNKIVEEMEKSSANHFLILFRDSSCQFRGVYTTNPDSQELVRLVGVGPRTVSPTQVETMYKYSSDRKQFSSIPSKTLGMSVDAFTLPSHLWQGGGGSGGGGSRRASITKKAANSKSGGV
- the LOC108229982 gene encoding calmodulin-regulated spectrin-associated protein 3 isoform X1, with amino-acid sequence MVDSPGAAVKKTFSVPEIKPLDRYDSNRARICASVRWLLSTSYGSAENVPVELREPLYKDQYDQEHLKLSVTKLLLSPELYCRAQALLVQAHGGPLPAPQGAPADNSALLQFLTKKGVAAKVQDVDVTEEDLSNTPINTNAHLALIDSLMSLAAKDTISQVKMAEEAEQLGVGAPWENALLFWVNRLNQKLRESTEEEEPAKSQTCSDLQPVQETSQSNRWYWKLVPHAIAFCLKESGNKPPVIRYRKDKVQSKLTPTFPLVSAVKDLSNGCAIAAVLHYYCPALLPLEDVCLKDTMSVADSVYNLQLIKEFCENNLKSCCPLAVEDLLYAPPALHLNIMSFIAELLEWFEVKKPDFVKPIQPIDLTDASGLPDCTSPVSGNSNSGSPSFIFKQPFVPISSPVSPENKSWTKKQISRPLSAVTFSIPFGLDSDVDIVMGNPIASVFRSVSTDNLTTGIPALTSPATSIGMTRIPYSPPEDLSHLVSTSAPSHRSSWGPYAQTAPLGELPTIEEARQVVHMSGGKDRKKGRTAEKSGRGVLGGRPEPRLRPEGAPAGFFLHSPEEDKFQLSSSTPCRSGLLHRPVGGGVGDSDRQSRRERSRQPSDMSRDDDSVLRDGSIDSSEASDDLPRNTPGNIRPSNGRQGNHSNSNSPRMTSFAERRDNRRRHPTAAGEEATSAPTPTTPGTPHTPSTPASGHHQDSPGPGGPEPSSEAWELGARLEEKRKSIEAQKKRIEAIFAKHRQRLGKTAFLQLKREQGEGGVEGAEEDSLTLEERLTRMEEQLKQEEEKEEKETEKEKPSVSSPPRLEKQVTFSIDSKKEGEKAKGAERGGEAVIVEYNEVVQKLSEALQSLQKDMQKLTEQQQQLLSNQRPRNTPRNSPKPEPRTKTPPRTPTKTPPRTPTKTPIRSTSKAWMIPGGPSPPATSSPSRRTHVPSSSTSPKTSMSSSCPAPRTKIHSSSTPRSPKNNHRSQHQPHPRPSELKFPTLNRLLTPTHNVDTLPHLRRVSPSKCQVQTTSSFRIGEPQTPQESLQPNQQPQQPQQPEENTSDTGSSETPTQFSLELEQEDAEAVGALPVLPPSRQERQRAAGGSSSGAPSECSFESDTLSLSAVFSVGGEGVGGGGAGKPCSLIEVSLSSAGGVEGGSDEPTDEGQEFSSDSMSDHTESAAEAVRGLTADSLDLIQQLNLATETGDEPEPQTGPTERHATCTETVEASGEKRGGIGFFFKEDGHSEGEMAQRKALLLERQQKRTEELKKRRQWHEQERENRPSSSERRLASPSNTPPAGTTSPSPTPPATPGRRGDFTRGEYMRRQQLRLMEDLDKVLKQKPTNQGRSSTKKTRLRPRSMTREETKLSLSPAKGATGSKLTKVYSHSSLNLAATNEAGNNGGDPTKKPQSRVNSPSRCLTPNKSTNQNGDKDWDSGSNGTSPAPEYTGPKLFKEPSFKSNKFIIHNALSRCCLAGKVNEPQKNKIVEEMEKSSANHFLILFRDSSCQFRGVYTTNPDSQELVRLVGVGPRTVSPTQVETMYKYSSDRKQFSSIPSKTLGMSVDAFTLPSHLWQGGGGSGGGGSRRASITKKAANSKSGGV